CGTACAGAAACAGTTAAATTACTTACGGACCTAGGCTTCGtcattaatttcaaaaaaagtaTCTTGGAGCCTCAGCAGTCTTGTAGATTTTtgggatttaattttaattcacaaGACATGACTCTATCTTTACCAACGGATAAACGCAAAAAAATTGCAGCCCTGGTACATAAATTTTCTTTACGCTCATCCTGTACAATAAGGGAATTATCTCAAATGATCGGCACGCTCATCGCCGCGTGCCCAGCAGTAAAGTACGGGTGgctatatacaagaattttggaGAGACATAAGTATTTATCTTTGCAGCGCCTCCATAACTATGACAGGAAAATTAACTTGCCTAAAGTAATTTTAGAAGATCTGAACTGGTGGAAGGATCAAATACCTTCATCCTCCTGTTCCATGCTAGTCCCCGACTACTCCCTAATTATATACTCGGACGCGTCGCGGACCGGCTGGGGAGGGTTCTGTAATAACATAAGAACTCATGGAGCATGGAGAATAGAGGAAAAAGAATTTCACATTAATCAGTTAGAGTTACTAGCGGCTTTTCTGGCGCTGAAATACTTCTCGCAAGACGAACGAAACTGTACGATTTTATTGCGCATTGACAATACGACAGCCATAAGTTACATCAACCGCATGGGAGGTGTGCAGTTCCCGCACCTCAACGAACTAGCTCGGCAAATTTGGCAGTGGTGCGAGAAGCGAAACATCTGGCTCTTCGCTTCTTACATCAATACGAAAGATAACGTGGAGGCCGATAAAGAATCGCGTAGAACTAATCCAGATACGGAATGGGAGTTGTCAAGTTCAGCATTCTTTCGAATAACAAAAGAATTAGGTCAGCCAGACATTGATTTATTCGCTTCTCGAGCTAATGCCAAATGCCCGCGTTACATCTCTTGGCGGAAAGATTCAGATGCAATCGGCATCGACGCATTCACCATGAACTGGAGTCATGATTTTTTCTACGCATTTCCCCCGTTTTCGGTGATTTTGAAATGTCTACAGAAAATAATACACGATAAAGCAACGGGGATATTGGTGTTCCCCGTATGGCCATCACAAGCATGGTACCCATTactaatgatttaaaaaaatcggacATTGTGTTAATGAATCCTAAAGAACACCTTGTATGCTCCCATTACAGGAGCAGACATCCACTGCACGAGCACCTTACCCTGGGTGCCGCAGTGCTATCCAGCTAGCTTACGACCGACGAGGCCTGCCAACCGAAGCCTGGGAACTCATGCTTGGATCTTTAGCGAAAAGTACAATTCAGCAATACAACGTGTCACTAAAATTATGGTGGAGTTACTGTTTGCAAAACAATAGAGATGTGTTCGATTGTTCAGTCCCTTTAGTAATATCTTTCTTGACCGAACAGTACAACAAAGGGGCGTCTTATGGCTCCATAAATAGCCATAGGTCAGCATTATCGCTGTTCTTAGGCAATAGGGTTGGCTCAGACGAGCACATTAAAAGACTCCTCAAAGGGGTTTTTAAAATGAGACCTAACTTACCAAAATACAGTTACACATGGGACCCTAAAACAGTTCTTGACCATATTGCTGAATGGTTCCCAAACACCGACATTTCTTTGgaaaaaattaccaaaaaactAGCAAGCTTGTTAGCTTTATGTACCGCGCATCGGGTACAAACTTTATCCCTGATCAAGACTAATAACATTAGCATAGACCTGAACGGCATTACAATTACGATTACAGATATAATTAAGACATCCATGCCCGGTAGGGAACAGCCAGTACTGTTTCTACCATTTTTTAAGGAAACCCCAAAATATGCCCTGCTACGGTGCTCCAAGATTATATCTCGGTAACGAGAAAATTAAGAAATGATAACACCGACCGCCTCTTAATAACTGTGAAGCGTCCTCATAAAAACGCGACAGCACAGTCAATAAGCAGGTGGCTCAAGCAGGTGCTAGCCGAGAGCGGCGTGAACGTGGCGTTATTCAGCGGACACAGTACACGCCACGCTGCCACATCAGCGGCCGCCGCCGCGGGAGTCAGCATAGAAGTCATCAGAAAGACAGCCGGCTGGACCAGCGgttcacaaacttttgcaaagTTTTACAATCGGCGAGTCATTAGCGAAAATAACTTTGCTAGACAGGTCTGTGGCTTAACTGACGACAGTTGTCAAGTTGATTCTTAATCACTGAAATTAAATTCCTACTTGTAAGATCAGAGGTAGAACACCGTTAATTGTACTCCTAAATAAGAGACTGTTATTAGTATaagcaattattattatagtctgATTAAGACCTTAGCTATtattattcttaaaaatatatttgttaagaatagtaaaataaaaggaTTAGCAAAATGCAAACTGTTTATTGATGGTCAACTGCTCTCTGAACATCTACAAATGTTAACTTAAATATGAAGAATGAAGCGAGGAAATATAATATATGATCAAACGAACTTCACAAGCGAAGTTCGATCATTATTATATGACTCGCTTCATTCGAATATTTAACTACCCACCCTCCCAGTACCCATTTAAGTTTCCCCATCAACAAAACAGGGAAATACTAGTTACATCTCTGAAAATAATGAACAAATAGCGAGCAAGGCTCGGCGGGTGGGAAAGACCACGTGACATGTAGGTAGGTTTTTTAATCAATAAAAGTCCTTTTTCTTTCGAAAATCTCTAAAAAAGCGTGCAAATAGTTGCCGGTAGGTTAAAATAAACTACAAATGTTAACTTAAATATTCGAATGAAGCGAGTCATATAATAATGATCGAACTTCGCTTGTGAAGTTCGTTTGatcatatattatttattgtatatcgTGGCACTTTGACTGTACGTACAACCTTGTAGTCACTTGGTACTAAGTAACAAAGTCATAACGCTACGCCGTAGACCCTCTACGGCGTAGCTCCTCGACGACAGAGCTTCTACGATAAACGCGCAATCTACCACGTAAACGGGAGGAAGTAATTTCCTGTAAGTATCTTGTCTATGGAAGTAAATATATTCTCGTGTACCGATACAATGATAACTAAATTAGCAGTAAAGCTGTTGTTTGTTAAAGAGTTTacttatgtatacatatttacgagtaggtattatgGTAAAAATCTGTTAGCGCACTGCCTTGAAATTAtaagcttgtttgtttgtttatactctttattgtatcctttttttacaaaaaagtgctaagtacaaaggcggacttatccctgaagggatctttGCCAGTCAGCCCTTGAGTGGTAAAGAAAAGCAATTAAATAAGGAttgacaaatagagcaaaacatttcaATTAATACATATGCATATGTAAACTCTAAATACTGAAATATAGacaatatacatacttaaaacatGAATATATCTGTaactaaataagttttaattcctcgggaactgtgcatttttccgggataaaaaagtagcccTATGTCGCTCACTCTCTGgcgcataaactatctctatgccaaaaatcacgtcgatccgtcgctccgtttcgacgtgaaacacggacaaacatacaaacacacacacttttgcatttataatattagtatggattaaaatcctattgtttgttactccttcatgcaaAACCGGCTGACGGATTTGATTGTAATTAGGTAAGCTGATACCAAGATCTCGGAAATGACACGTAGGTTACTtcattccaatattcccacggaatcggAATGTACGCATTTAGAGTAGAGCCGATGTTACCAAACCTTGACGTtaagtgacaaataaatatgattggataaaacaaacagacaccGAACCACCGACATCTGACACATAAagtttatcaatgagtggtgaaactgGCACTTAAAATCTCTAAATCTTAAGCAATAGGCCTGATACACACAGGTGTTTTCATGAAACGTAAAAGTagaccactaggccactatgtaatttttgatatttacaaTGGTAGTTCAGTAAAACCCcggaaagaaaataaaaccgaAAGCACAAAGTACCTATTTACAACttgtattttgtataatttttattctCAGGGAAATAGCAAAATGAGGCTGAAAATAAACTCCAatcgttttttaataaaagtataatgtagtttagtaacaaaattattctttaGTTGTCATACGGTTTAATTTAACACCGGTTACCAAAACATAGCGCATTGGAGCATTAATTCCAGAcagcaataaaatttaaaccgaCAATCGCCAGagacaatgaaaattataatccCCGAATTACGCACATCGTGAAAAATGGGACGAGTTCCGGAACATGAAACAATCCATTACATTAATGTTAAAGAAGAGCAACAATACGTCACTGTCAGGGGAACGGTCGGGAAGTGATTTCAAAGGCGAAATGCCCGGGACGTGCCGCGACTCCCGATGCTATTACGTGAACTATATTAATATTTCCATGAATTAACAACTGCTTCGTCACGTGAAACTATCGATTGTGAGATGGGATCTCGGTAGCAGTACGGCTGCACAAAGCTCGCTCGTTTGACTCTCACGTGGAATAAATAAGGGCGCTAACACACAGCTGTTATAATACCGTGTGAATACTTACTTTGTCACGGATTGACAATCATTTCATCTCACCGGAAATATCCAATCTGATCTATAGAGTGATTCTTTTGACTCTCACGTGGAAGAAGAGCGCTAACACACAGGTATTGTGGTATCATCTGAATACCTGTTATGAATTGACAATAATTTCATCACGGAATTTAAGATGGAATCTCAGCGGCAACATCGCTGCGGAGAGCTCGCTGTTTTGACTCTTACGTGGAATCAAGGCTCTAACACACGGCTATTATGGTGCCATGTGAATACAGGTATTCACCAGGCCACGAATTGACCATCACTTCGTCACGAAACTACTTATCGATTTTAAATCTCATGATGAAATCTCAGCGGCAACGTCGAGAGGTAGAGAGCTCATTTCACTCTCACGTGACATTATGGCACTAATATAATACGTTCTTTGCATTACATTTTACGAATTAACAACCGGTTCCTCACGATTTTATTGATTCtaagatttatttatgtatcaaaaaaaaacatacgaaaacaaacacaaaacaaaacttaGTACAAAACTACTTAAACATTTTCATCTTCGCTTGTGTATAAAGATGGAACATCCCACGCTCTAACCTGAAgacggagcgcaggaacatcacCTTGTACTTGGCAGTCTAAACTAAAGCGACAAAAATTGTTAGCCCTGTTTGAATTTCACGTAGAATTAAATACGCAGCTGTTTATAGTTACATGTAAATACCTGTCATTATCGATTAATTATCGATTCTGGAGTGAGATCTCGGTAGTCATACTGTATATACGAATTATTAACAGTATCGTCATGCGAAACTATCGATTCTGAGCTGGAATCTTAACAGTCATATTGTCGATTATATTGCAATGATTACAGAATAGTTAGTAAACCACATTCAAACAAGCATGGGTGCATTGCGCGccttatacgagtatgtacgcACATTAAGTAAATGTCAGAGAACGAAGTAGAATTAATCAGTCCATCCCTTGTTTGTGTCATGTACGTACATGGCattattactaacaaaatggattaaaaagtctgaataaatattattattattatttgtgtttaaCTTTTCGTTATCTCTCCTATTAGGAGGTAAAATGTTGCACGGGCCTAAGCCAAGTGCTTTAAAATATGTACCAAACTAATTTCTAATTGTAACTGTGTATTACATAGAAAGGAATTTGCGTACTATGCGGCAAGTGTTTAAGATGACTGCTTTTTGTAATAGAGTGTATGTGGCTGAGTGCATATTGAGTGCCCGGAGGCTCTCATGGAGTGTTTTCGGTATGACACCTGTTGTGGAGAGAATGATAGGAATTGTTTTTACGGTGCGGACTTGCCACTGTGTTTTAATTTCTATGTAGAGATCGGTGTACTTAGCTATTTTTTCTGTGTGGGTATTTTGTAGGTTATGTGTGTTGCAGATGGCAATGTCAATTAAATATACTAACAT
This Choristoneura fumiferana chromosome 12, NRCan_CFum_1, whole genome shotgun sequence DNA region includes the following protein-coding sequences:
- the LOC141433706 gene encoding uncharacterized protein → MEDHRTAARLIPEQGFMATVDLKEAYLLIPMAECSQKYLRFHFEDDHSDIVTFEFKAMPYGLSVAPRTFTKIMREVMTHLRSQGHKSIFYLDDILCIGDDYDECSRNRLHNYDRKINLPKVILEDLNWWKDQIPSSSCSMLVPDYSLIIYSDASRTGWGGFCNNIRTHGAWRIEEKEFHINQLELLAAFLALKYFSQDERNCTILLRIDNTTAISYINRMGGVQFPHLNELARQIWQWCEKRNIWLFASYINTKDNVEADKESRRTNPDTEWELSSSAFFRITKELGQPDIDLFASRANAKCPRYISWRKDSDAIGIDAFTMNWSHDFFYAFPPFSEQTSTARAPYPGCRSAIQLAYDRRGLPTEAWELMLGSLAKRNPKICPATVLQDYISVTRKLRNDNTDRLLITVKRPHKNATAQSISRWLKQVLAESGVNVALFSGHSTRHAATSAAAAAGVSIEVIRKTAGWTSGSQTFAKFYNRRVISENNFARQVCGLTDDSCQVDS